A genomic window from Eleginops maclovinus isolate JMC-PN-2008 ecotype Puerto Natales chromosome 9, JC_Emac_rtc_rv5, whole genome shotgun sequence includes:
- the im:7152348 gene encoding RING finger protein 223: protein MVLCEDGECSVCLLPYSRTDRIPRVLHCRHTFCQLCLETMSQARSGLLTVGCPLCRRVTGIGRSLSLQEALWVNSKLWEEIPEEEDAEAEEEEEEEEEEDGLKAEAEEEGTESKQESSLQAECASSRSARTKLKLPGFFRKLSLTKQHQERIVPGSNVEMKSWRRLPTEETV from the exons ATGGTTCTGTGTGAGGACGGAGAGTGCAGCGTATGCCTTCTGCCCTACTCTCGGACGGACAGGATCCCCAGGGTGCTGCACTGCAGACACACCTTCTGCCAGCTGTGCCTGGAGACCATGTCTCAGGCCAGGAGCGGGCTGCTCACCGTGGGCTGCCCTCTGTGTCGACGGGTGACTGGCATAGGACGCAGCCTCAGTCTGCAGGAAGCTCTGTGGGTCAACAGCAAGCTGTGGGAGGAGATACCAGAGGAAGAGGACGCTGaggccgaggaggaggaggaggaggaggaggaggaagatggacTGAAAGCAGAAGCTGAGGAGGAGGGGACAGAGTCCAAACAGGAATCGTCGCTGCAGGCAGAGTG TGCTTCTTCCAGGTCTGCCAGAACAAAGCTCAAACTGCCTGGCTTCTTCAGGAAGTTAAGTTTAACGAAGCAACACCAAGAGCGCATTGTGCCCGGCAGTAATGT gGAAATGAAATCGTGGCGCAGGCTTCCAACTGAAGAGACTGTTTAA